The Argopecten irradians isolate NY chromosome 16, Ai_NY, whole genome shotgun sequence genome window below encodes:
- the LOC138310002 gene encoding hepatitis A virus cellular receptor 1-like, with amino-acid sequence MTSIHTTTTSVTTATPRETSKHTTTNEEFRTTASTTTTAASTSTTTTIPAATTTTTMTPSGSQITATETTTTVLETDTSATASPPAQMPDSTTDPESGEITESHSASVATSTTQIWTTENSIALSNLSCCPCGPRKPVTNVTSSQLQEIVMELRSHLSVNKSALSAHLITGDHHFDCVYGSMDTVGN; translated from the exons ATGACTTCAATACATACCACTACCACTTCAGTCACTACAGCAACTCCAAGAGAGACTTCTAAACATACCACTACCAATGAAGAATTTCGTACAACCGCATCAACAACAACCACTGCCGCTAGCACTTCCACAACCACTACCATACCAGCAGCCACTACAACAACAACGATGACCCCAAGCGGCTCCCAAATAACAGCCACTGAAACTACCACAACAGTTTTAGAAACAGATACTAGCGCAACAGCCTCTCCGCCAGCCCAAATGCCAGATTCGACCACCGATCCGGAGTCTGGTGAAATAACCGAGTCCCATTCAGCTTCTGTGGCAACTTCAACAACACAGATTTGGACGACTGAAAACTCAATCG CTCTGTCCAATCTGTCGTGTTGTCCGTGTGGTCCGAGGAAACCTGTCACCAATGTGACTAGTTCTCAGCTTCAGGAGATTGTCATGGAACTGAGATCACATCTCTCTGTGAACAAATCTGCGCTCTCAG CCCACTTGATTACAGGTGATCATCATTTTGACTGCGTATACGGAAGTATGGACACAGTTGGCAACTAA